The following nucleotide sequence is from Salvelinus namaycush isolate Seneca chromosome 23, SaNama_1.0, whole genome shotgun sequence.
tctctctgtctctctgttgctctATCTCtgtcgctctatctctctctctctgtctctctctgtgtctgtcactctctctctctgtctcgctctctatctctctgtttctctctctgtctcggtctctctctgtctcggtctctctctctctcggtctctctctctctcggtctctctctctcggtctctctttgTCTCGGTGTCTGTTGGTCTCTCTcggtatctctctttctctgtcggtctctgtctctgtctctgtctctgtctctctcgcggtctctgtctgtctctcggtcacgttttctgtttttctcggtctctgtctttctctcggtctctgtctctctctcgttctctgtctctctctctcgttctctgtctctctctctcggtcgctgtctctctctcggtctctgtctctctctctgtctctctctctctctgactctctgtgtaTGAAATCCCAGAGAGTAAACTCACTAACCTATACCAGTTATAACTGCTAATAGACAGCAATCACCTTACAGACTTGTACCGGAAAGAAGAGATCGTCACGGTAACGGCAACGGGCGGAGTCATCCAGAGCCCCCGCTTTCCTAACGCCTATCCCAGGAACCTGCAGTTGTCATGGAAACTACTGTCGCCCCACAACACCCGCATCACCCTGGAGTTTGACTCCCACTTTGCACTGGAGGAACCAGAGAACGAAGTCtgcaggtgagagagggaggagaggatagagaggtgaAAGATTGAAgtgccagggagagagaaagttggcTGAGTTTGTAATGGATGAAAAGGGAGATTTGAGTGAAGAGAGTAGGCTGGCATCCCTCTGATGAGGGTATCAACATctacagagaggagggagggagggatggatgaagGTTGCCGTCTATGCAGTAATGAAGAATATGTCCTtgagggtgagaagagagaataGGCTTTTAATCCCCAAACCAAAGGCATCTGTCTTTGTAAGCACTTTAGacaagagagaagggagaggatgggaaagcgagaggggagaggatgggaaagcgaaaggggagaggatgggaaagcgaaaggggagaggatgggaaagcgagaggggagaggatgggaaagcgagaggggagaggatgggaaagcgagaggggagaggatgggaaagcgagaggggagaggaagggaaagcgagaggggagaggatgggaaagcgagaggggagaggaagggaaagcgagaggggagaggatgggaaagcgagaggggagaggatgggaaagcgagaggggagaggaagggaaagcGAGAGGGGAGAAATTAGGAAAGATataaagagggggagggagatgaCTGGTGATTGGCTCACCAACAATTATACCTTTTCTAATGAACAGTGATTATTCATTGATTGATCCGTTGATATATTAAATCCATTGATTGATCCATTCTTATATTAAATCCATTGATTGAAAAGCTAGTGagcccctcctctcccccttccctcgcAGATATGACTTTGTGGAGGTGGAGGACATGTCAGAGACCAGTACTATTGTCTGGGGGAGATGGTGTGGTCAGAGAGTCCCCCCTCGTCTTACCTCCAAAACCAACACCCTCAAAGTCTCCTTCAAGTCAGACGACTACTTCGTGGCCAAGCCTGGCTTCAAACTCCACTTTTCTCTACAGGTGAGTGAACGTCGGGATCTGACTGCATCTCATTCCACAAAGGTGTTGAAACGTAAAGACCCAAAGCTGGTGTTATAACGGCCAATGAATCTCTTATGTCATCCTTATGACAGTCTAATGTAGTCTGTATGACAGATGGTTCAAGTATGGTGCTACCAAAATCCTTCCTGAGGTAACAAGCTGTGGGAATTAGATGACTAAACCCATAATGTCTGTTTCCTTTGTAAGACGTCTAACTTGAcaaaagaggagggagaggtggagggagactGAGTATGTACTCTTTATAAAGCCCAGTCTGGATCAGAAGAGTGGC
It contains:
- the LOC120018947 gene encoding platelet-derived growth factor D-like, whose product is MNSSGRVALALLLALLVGFTGGTQGQVVSAKVMRSSNVRQHDLYRKEEIVTVTATGGVIQSPRFPNAYPRNLQLSWKLLSPHNTRITLEFDSHFALEEPENEVCRYDFVEVEDMSETSTIVWGRWCGQRVPPRLTSKTNTLKVSFKSDDYFVAKPGFKLHFSLQTSNLTKEEGEVEGD